Proteins encoded in a region of the Natator depressus isolate rNatDep1 chromosome 25, rNatDep2.hap1, whole genome shotgun sequence genome:
- the LOC141977972 gene encoding CD209 antigen-like protein C — protein sequence MDPEAEVTYADLKFLPRSQQTDVKKAESKPPAQKTSPWAWLAIVVILCVLFLVALISLSILYSRLLAGNMQLLEESKQAKSKLQQAEGKYSQLLQLALHTKICALESPSSNTSEPRNISCTFCPYQWISNKGRCYYFSPNTLSWNDSRSSCQREQAELVVITDREEQDFLSKQQSLAAYWIGLTDVAQEGSWKWVDGTDLNQMEKFWFSPQPDNYHNEDCATLTTRQPLPLNWNDVPCYKFFPYICEKAANTLTI from the exons aTGGATCCGGAAGCTGAGGTCACCTACGCGGATCTGAAATTTCTTCCCAGATCGCAGCAAACAGATGTGAAGAAAGCAG AATCAAAGCCCCCTGCCCAGAAGACGTCTCCGTGGGCTTGGCTAGCAATAGTGGTGATTCTCTGCGTGCTGTTCCTGGTGGCGCTAATTTCCCTGAGTATCCTGT ATTCCCGGCTCCTAGCTGGCAACATGCAGCTTCTAGAGGAATCCAAGCAAGCCAAGAGCAAACTGCAGCAAGCGGAAGGGAAATACTCCCAGTTACTGCAGTTGGCGTTGCACACAAAGATCTGCGCCCTGGAGTCCCCGTCCTCCAACACCTCAGAGCCCCGCA ACATCAGCTGTACTTTCTGCCCCTACCAATGGATTTCAAACAAAGGGAGGTGTTACTACTTTTCTCCAAATACTTTATCGTGGAACGacagcaggagcagctgccagAGGGAACAGGCTGAGCTAGTGGTCATTACCGATCGGGAGGAGCAG GACTTTCTCAGCAAGCAGCAAAGCCTTGCGGCTTATTGGATTGGCCTGACGGATGTGGCCCAAGAAGGCTCCTGGAAGTGGGTGGATGGCACTGACTTAAACCAAATGGAGAA attTTGGTTCTCTCCCCAGCCAGATAACTATCACAATGAGGACTGTGCGACTCTGACCACCAGACAACCCCTGCCACTTAACTGGAATGATGTCCCGTGCTACAAATTTTTCCCCTACATCTGTGAAAAGGCAGCCAACACTCTCACCATCTAA
- the LOC141977865 gene encoding la-related protein 6-like, whose product MSSHGSLVALGLGSQPRCSTPMQVQTTPFSTLHFLPHKGQPLPPLSQEDFFENFDGSFYDLNDIFGADSFECDSSVPDAHLIQRIVSQVEFYLSDENLAKDAFLLKHVQKNKLGFVSIKLLTSFKKVKYLTRDWRITLYALQFSELLEVNEEGTKVRRKIPIPESLLSIPPSKLLLAWNLLPQEQGMSPPLQKSFIETITKMFSPFGAIASIRILRPGKKLPSDVKKYSSRYPELLTKCCALVEYENLESARKAYEELNHGQGSPGRESIKVVRLSGKGSKKKSGDDIEEVELVDQLARKQQASERLAYATGDSFFCSSSESDSTPASPPVLMQKYLSTPAWSACSLGVSFKPSFFSSPHASPLLSNKSLAHPHCPSPLAAELGNGGSSSPDMSPEFRRLSESCWDSGIGSGSSWVQRRRVAAHSQSLETRALPCCSLELRKMPDPFGLRPGVMRLPRGPDGTKGFYNSIGRGKLVLRH is encoded by the exons ATGTCGTCCCATGGTTCCTTGGTGGCCCTGGGGCTTGGTTCCCAGCCCAGGTGTAGCACCCCCATGCAAGTGCAGACGACCCCCTTTTCTACTCTGCACTTCCTTCCACACAAGGGCCagcctctccccccactcagccagGAAGACTTCTTTGAGAACTTTGATGG GAGCTTCTATGACCTGAATGACATTTTTGGGGCTGACTCGTTCGAGTGCGACTCCTCGGTGCCCGACGCCCATCTGATCCAGAGGATTGTGTCTCAAGTGGAGTTCTACTTGTCTGATGAGAACCTGGCCAAGGATGCCTTCCTCCTGAAGCACGTTCAGAAGAACAAATTGGGCTTTGTCAGCATCAAACTGCTGACATCTTTCAAGAAG GTGAAATACCTAACCCGAGACTGGAGGATCACTCTCTATGCCCTGCAGTTCTCGGAGCTGCTGGAGGTGAACGAAGAAGGGACTAAAGTGAGAAGGAAAATCCCCATCCCGGAGTCTCTCCTGAGCATCCCGCCAAGCAAGCTGCTCCTTGCCTGGAACCTCCTACCCCAGGAACAGGGAATGTCGCCACCGCTCCAGAAGAGCTTCATTGAGACCATCACTAAAATGTTCAGCCCCTTCGGCGCCATCGCCTCCATCCGCATCTTGAGGCCGGGCAAGAAGCTGCCCTCTGACGTGAAGAAGTATTCCTCCCGCTACCCTGAGCTCCTGACCAAGTGCTGTGCCCTGGTGGAGTATGAAAACCTGGAGAGTGCTAGGAAGGCTTATGAGGAGCTGAACCATGGCCAGGGCTCCCCCGGCAGGGAGAGCATCAAGGTGGTCCGTCTCTCTGGGAAGGGCTCCAAAAAGAAGAGCGGGGATGACATAGAAGAGGTGGAGCTGGTGGACCAGCTGGCCAGGAAGCAGCAGGCGTCGGAGAGGCTGGCCTATGCCACGGGAGACTCTTTCTTCTGCAGCTCTTCGGAGTCTGACAGCACGCCGGCTTCCCCTCCCGTCCTGATGCAGAAGTATCTCTCCACTCCAGCGTGGTCCGCCTGCAGCCTGGGCGTGAGCTTCAAACCCTCCTTCTTCAGCAGCCCTCACGCCAGCCCTCTTCTCTCCAATAAAAGCCTGGCTCACCCCCACTGCCCTTCACCCCTGGCTGCCGAGCTGGGCAACGGTGGCTCCTCCAGCCCAGACATGAGTCCCGAGTTCCGAAGATTGTCCGAGTCCTGCTGGGACAGCGGGATTGGCTCTGGCAGCTCATGGGTCCAGCGGCGACGGGTGGCTGCCCATAGCCAGTCTCTGGAAACCAGAGCTCTACCCTGCTGCTCTCTGGAGTTAAGAAAGATGCCAGATCCCTTTGGCCTTCGACCTGGGGTGATGCGCCTGCCCCGTGGTCCAGATGGCACCAAAGGCTTCTACAACAGCATCGGGAGAGGAAAGCTGGTCCTAAGACACTAG